A genomic region of Exiguobacterium sp. Helios contains the following coding sequences:
- a CDS encoding DUF4230 domain-containing protein has protein sequence MQKLVLKMFTVLLMIGVLVVCGILFFKPSIISTSKSSDTALVKEQLVELSEWTTLKYEYSKVIISRSSKNVPLIDLKLAEAIKLIEYDGYLKAGTDLSKLQLSYNETTKQLLVKVPNSKILDNVADTDTAKVTDVKGDLFSDYQSQQIFDDINKEKNKIEKKKIEQGFLEEADVRIQKLLTSFLKTNGYSKVTIEFY, from the coding sequence ATGCAAAAATTGGTTCTAAAAATGTTTACAGTTTTATTGATGATTGGTGTATTAGTCGTATGTGGCATTCTGTTCTTTAAACCGTCTATAATCTCTACCAGTAAAAGTTCTGATACCGCATTGGTAAAAGAACAATTAGTTGAGTTATCTGAATGGACTACTTTGAAATATGAGTACAGCAAGGTAATAATCAGTCGAAGCAGTAAAAATGTACCTTTGATTGATCTTAAATTAGCTGAAGCAATCAAGTTAATTGAATACGATGGTTATTTGAAAGCAGGTACAGACTTATCTAAGCTACAGCTGTCTTATAACGAGACAACAAAGCAATTATTAGTTAAGGTACCGAATTCAAAGATACTTGATAACGTAGCAGATACAGACACAGCAAAGGTAACGGATGTTAAAGGTGATCTATTTTCAGATTATCAATCGCAACAAATTTTTGATGATATCAACAAAGAAAAAAATAAAATTGAAAAGAAAAAAATCGAGCAAGGATTTTTAGAAGAGGCAGATGTAAGAATTCAAAAATTATTAACGTCTTTCCTCAAGACAAATGGATATAGTAAAGTAACAATTGAATTTTATTAA
- the rlmH gene encoding 23S rRNA (pseudouridine(1915)-N(3))-methyltransferase RlmH, which produces MQITIITVGKLKEKYLKQGIAEYMKRLGAYCSIQEIEVPDEKAPEQLSDAEMQQVKKKEGERILAKIGPDVHVYALAIEGKQRTSEQFATELDRLATYGKSKIAFVIGGSLGLAPEVMQRANDTISFSKMTFPHQLMKMILCEQIYRAYRINRNEPYHK; this is translated from the coding sequence ATGCAAATTACCATTATCACGGTCGGAAAGCTGAAAGAGAAGTACTTGAAGCAAGGGATTGCCGAATATATGAAACGGCTTGGCGCCTATTGTTCGATTCAAGAAATCGAGGTGCCGGATGAAAAAGCACCGGAACAATTAAGTGACGCCGAGATGCAGCAAGTGAAGAAAAAAGAGGGCGAACGGATTTTAGCGAAGATCGGACCTGATGTTCATGTCTATGCACTTGCTATTGAAGGAAAGCAACGGACGAGTGAACAGTTTGCGACAGAACTCGATCGACTGGCGACGTACGGCAAAAGTAAAATCGCGTTTGTTATCGGCGGATCGCTTGGTCTGGCACCGGAAGTCATGCAGCGGGCGAACGATACGATTTCCTTCTCGAAGATGACATTTCCCCATCAATTGATGAAGATGATTCTGTGTGAGCAGATTTACCGGGCATATCGGATTAATCGAAATGAGCCGTATCATAAGTAA
- a CDS encoding CxxH/CxxC protein codes for MDKYVCLEHVELALDEVVDETEEYPILEEVPAEKNVTCEYCDQPATYLVSSKK; via the coding sequence GTGGATAAATATGTCTGTTTAGAACACGTCGAGTTAGCGCTCGACGAAGTAGTCGATGAAACGGAAGAGTACCCGATTTTAGAAGAGGTACCGGCAGAGAAAAACGTCACGTGCGAGTACTGTGACCAACCCGCGACATATCTTGTGTCAAGCAAAAAATAA
- a CDS encoding trypsin-like peptidase domain-containing protein, producing the protein MDRPEEPRNESDQPYASTDETSSFLPRRPNEDEPVSPYRESYEEEPPAPKRRGGGKAFFVGLIGGIIGALLIALIAWPFVRDEMTSPAPVSTATPEQAASNATESENDIVSAVGQTKEAVVSVTNLQSSFQGADQETGAGSGVIYKKDGNKAYVVTNYHVVEGASRLSVTLSDGTALEAKVLGEDPTYDLAVLSIDASKVTQVVKLGDSDTLRAGETVLAIGNPLGIFANSVTRGVISAQERTVPVDTNKDGQQDFNTEVIQTDAAINPGNSGGALINTSGQLIGINSMKIAEASVEGVGFAIPINEALPIMRDLEQNGEVIRPQLGIQIRDVQEFPSGFREDRLKLPSDVNRGIVVVGLTKNSGAAKAGMKENDVIVEINGKDIRSFADLKSVLYRDAKVGDNVKVTFYRGGEKQTLDVKLSAQAATVQ; encoded by the coding sequence ATGGATCGACCAGAAGAACCACGGAACGAATCAGATCAGCCTTACGCATCGACCGATGAGACAAGCAGCTTTCTGCCGCGGCGACCAAATGAAGACGAGCCGGTCAGTCCCTATCGTGAATCATATGAAGAAGAACCACCTGCACCAAAACGCCGCGGCGGCGGGAAGGCCTTTTTTGTCGGCCTGATCGGCGGGATCATCGGTGCTCTGTTGATTGCCTTGATCGCCTGGCCGTTTGTCCGTGATGAGATGACGAGTCCGGCACCGGTCTCGACGGCAACACCGGAACAAGCCGCATCAAACGCGACGGAATCGGAAAACGATATCGTCAGTGCCGTCGGTCAGACGAAGGAAGCGGTCGTCAGCGTGACGAATCTGCAAAGTTCGTTCCAAGGTGCCGATCAGGAGACCGGTGCCGGATCGGGTGTCATCTACAAAAAAGACGGCAACAAAGCCTATGTCGTCACGAACTATCACGTCGTCGAAGGTGCGAGCCGTCTGTCGGTTACGTTGTCCGACGGAACGGCACTCGAAGCGAAAGTGCTCGGGGAAGATCCGACATATGATTTAGCCGTGTTATCGATTGATGCATCAAAAGTGACACAAGTCGTGAAGCTCGGAGATTCGGATACGTTACGTGCCGGGGAGACGGTTCTTGCAATCGGGAATCCGCTCGGGATTTTTGCGAACTCGGTCACACGTGGTGTAATCAGTGCCCAGGAGCGGACGGTGCCGGTCGATACGAACAAGGACGGACAGCAGGACTTCAACACCGAAGTCATCCAGACCGATGCCGCGATCAATCCGGGTAACTCGGGCGGCGCGCTCATCAATACGTCCGGTCAATTAATCGGAATCAACTCAATGAAGATTGCCGAAGCAAGCGTCGAAGGGGTCGGTTTTGCGATTCCAATCAACGAAGCATTGCCGATTATGCGTGATCTCGAACAAAACGGTGAAGTGATTCGTCCGCAACTCGGGATTCAGATCCGGGACGTTCAGGAATTCCCAAGCGGGTTCCGGGAAGATCGTCTGAAACTGCCGAGTGACGTCAACCGCGGGATTGTTGTTGTCGGTTTGACGAAAAACAGCGGAGCAGCAAAAGCGGGGATGAAAGAAAATGATGTCATCGTTGAGATCAACGGAAAAGACATCAGATCATTTGCTGATTTGAAAAGTGTCCTCTATCGTGACGCTAAAGTCGGCGACAACGTCAAAGTGACGTTCTACCGGGGCGGCGAGAAGCAGACACTCGATGTCAAACTGTCGGCGCAAGCGGCGACGGTACAATAA
- a CDS encoding MBL fold metallo-hydrolase: MSLHYSVLASGSTGNALYIESEQTRLLVDAGLTGKAMLALFDQIHRSPDQIDGLFVTHEHSDHIKGVGIMARKYNIPLYANEKTWAAMEAKIGKIDPALKFLWEVGEVKQFGDIEVESFNVSHDAADPMFFQFAHEGKRLAHITDTGYVSDRMKGVIRGADAYIFEANHDIGMLQMGHYPWSVKRRILGDYGHVSNEDAAIAMSEVLDDRTKRIHMAHLSKDNNMKELARMSVSQTLASRDVDLSKIQLLDTDPVIPTPLLKL, translated from the coding sequence ATGAGCCTACACTACAGCGTCCTTGCCAGTGGCTCGACGGGGAATGCCCTCTATATCGAAAGTGAACAGACCCGCCTGCTCGTCGACGCCGGCCTGACCGGAAAAGCGATGCTCGCCCTGTTCGACCAGATTCACCGGTCGCCGGATCAGATTGACGGTTTGTTCGTCACCCATGAACATTCGGATCATATCAAAGGCGTCGGCATCATGGCGCGGAAGTACAACATCCCGCTTTATGCGAACGAAAAGACGTGGGCGGCGATGGAAGCGAAGATCGGCAAAATCGATCCGGCGCTGAAGTTCCTCTGGGAAGTCGGTGAGGTCAAACAGTTTGGCGACATCGAAGTCGAATCGTTTAACGTCAGCCATGACGCGGCCGACCCGATGTTCTTCCAGTTCGCCCATGAAGGAAAACGACTCGCCCACATCACGGATACGGGTTACGTCTCGGACCGGATGAAAGGTGTTATCCGCGGAGCCGATGCCTATATCTTTGAAGCGAACCATGATATCGGGATGCTTCAGATGGGGCATTACCCGTGGAGCGTTAAACGGCGGATCCTCGGTGATTATGGACACGTCTCGAACGAAGACGCGGCGATCGCGATGAGCGAAGTGCTCGACGACCGGACGAAACGGATCCACATGGCCCACCTGAGTAAGGACAACAACATGAAGGAACTCGCCCGGATGAGTGTCTCGCAGACGCTCGCGAGCCGCGACGTCGACCTCAGCAAAATCCAGTTGCTCGACACGGATCCGGTCATTCCGACACCGCTTTTGAAGCTTTGA
- a CDS encoding two-component system regulatory protein YycI, producing MDWSKAKTLLILTFLILNAYLAVQLMDRMIDPRIVTTNADGKTVLKERKIDEKKLQTVSKEIGYLTAEVDTSSLAPKPGSSIQDAVTSVKNQIEWSVRLTKPFPLEAKAMRDSATSFVQSSAAYGTDYTFWKYDSKHNEMTFVQTYKEQPLYSTPQQSREDDAMIGPSLLVLQLNEQKEVVSYKQRHLNKVVRQAQDVTLLSASESVIQLSEQGLFPASKRMTSQKLGYFCLVTEGTKSVQILPPTWQIELNGEELYFVNAIDGGVQTIERLDTVSEK from the coding sequence ATGGATTGGAGTAAAGCAAAAACGTTACTGATTTTGACGTTCCTGATCCTGAACGCCTATCTTGCCGTTCAGTTGATGGACCGAATGATTGATCCCCGAATCGTCACGACGAATGCGGACGGGAAAACTGTTTTGAAAGAACGAAAAATTGATGAAAAGAAACTGCAGACCGTCTCGAAAGAAATTGGTTATTTGACGGCGGAAGTCGATACGAGTTCATTGGCTCCTAAACCAGGCTCTTCGATCCAAGATGCCGTCACATCCGTCAAAAATCAAATCGAGTGGTCGGTTCGTCTGACGAAGCCGTTCCCGCTCGAAGCGAAAGCAATGCGGGATTCGGCAACATCGTTTGTCCAATCGTCGGCTGCATACGGGACCGACTACACGTTTTGGAAGTATGACAGCAAACACAATGAGATGACGTTCGTTCAGACGTATAAGGAACAACCGTTATACTCGACACCGCAACAGTCGCGAGAGGATGACGCGATGATTGGTCCGTCGTTACTTGTGCTCCAGTTGAACGAGCAGAAGGAAGTCGTCAGCTACAAACAACGTCACTTAAACAAAGTCGTCCGTCAGGCACAGGATGTCACGTTATTATCGGCGAGTGAGTCCGTCATTCAACTGTCGGAGCAGGGATTATTCCCTGCTTCGAAACGAATGACGAGCCAAAAGCTCGGTTATTTCTGTCTTGTGACAGAAGGAACAAAATCGGTGCAGATTTTACCGCCGACGTGGCAGATTGAACTGAACGGAGAAGAACTGTATTTCGTCAATGCGATCGACGGCGGAGTCCAGACCATCGAACGGCTTGATACCGTTTCAGAGAAATGA
- a CDS encoding YycH family regulatory protein: MTKQRLKSIALILLVSASIVQTAMLWTYHPSSESIEQEQVSFNEIDTSKTVEGNQLINPELVIYSNGESAYQTQIIGRTILNRIGASFDVGVLVLTDKASDIPVSKRSVEMIFPTPISSKMLEELLGEKQIAMSEPIKRLYLLDYEGPILRLESTTGRFKDFKLIGDETVLKRLFAYDKKKPMTKVELKGGDYTYVPSGATKLEEVFVYDDVSQDPKPLSRIESAFFTENSNVQQIKSRDDLDVLTDGVSVSTYDRDYNAFRFNTLSPNTQTSSVDYSTIVSYINIHGGWLDPVTQRSGFRYYFDQMSKAEEEQAATFRLYLNRYPIFGETGPLLEQPDFDLATIKVTFEENQIRSLSRSMIRADRKLLLRETTLPSIDQIEKQLQSADMLDEISGIRMGYEMTYEIETSRYALFKPNWFVKRNGKWTTVDQAIGKEG, from the coding sequence ATGACGAAACAGCGACTGAAATCCATCGCTTTGATTCTTCTGGTCAGTGCCTCAATCGTGCAAACCGCCATGTTATGGACGTATCATCCGAGCAGCGAGTCGATTGAACAGGAACAGGTATCGTTTAATGAAATCGATACCTCAAAGACGGTCGAAGGAAATCAGCTGATTAATCCGGAGTTGGTCATCTATTCGAACGGTGAAAGTGCCTATCAGACCCAAATCATCGGTCGGACGATTCTGAACCGGATTGGCGCCTCGTTTGATGTCGGTGTCCTGGTTTTGACCGATAAGGCGTCAGATATTCCGGTCAGCAAACGGAGTGTCGAGATGATTTTCCCGACGCCGATCAGTTCAAAGATGCTCGAGGAGTTGCTCGGGGAAAAACAAATTGCGATGTCAGAGCCGATCAAACGGCTCTATCTGCTCGATTATGAAGGACCGATCCTTCGACTGGAGTCGACGACGGGACGATTTAAGGATTTTAAATTAATCGGGGATGAGACGGTCTTAAAACGTCTATTCGCCTATGATAAGAAAAAACCGATGACGAAAGTCGAGCTCAAGGGCGGTGACTACACGTATGTCCCAAGCGGCGCGACGAAACTGGAAGAAGTATTCGTCTACGATGATGTTTCACAGGATCCGAAGCCGCTCAGCCGGATCGAGAGCGCGTTCTTTACGGAAAACTCGAACGTCCAACAAATCAAGAGCCGGGATGACCTGGACGTTTTGACGGACGGTGTCAGTGTTTCGACCTACGACCGGGATTATAATGCGTTCCGTTTTAATACATTGTCTCCGAACACCCAAACCTCGTCCGTCGATTACAGTACAATCGTCAGTTACATCAACATCCATGGCGGATGGCTCGATCCTGTGACACAACGCAGCGGTTTCCGCTATTACTTTGATCAGATGTCGAAAGCGGAAGAGGAACAGGCGGCGACGTTCCGATTGTATTTGAACCGATACCCGATTTTTGGTGAAACAGGACCGTTACTTGAACAACCGGACTTTGATCTCGCGACCATCAAAGTAACGTTCGAAGAAAATCAAATCCGTTCGCTCAGCCGCAGTATGATTCGGGCGGATCGGAAGCTGTTGCTCCGGGAAACGACATTGCCATCCATCGATCAGATTGAAAAACAGCTTCAATCCGCCGACATGTTGGATGAGATTTCCGGTATTCGGATGGGATATGAAATGACGTACGAAATTGAAACGAGTCGTTATGCCTTGTTTAAGCCAAATTGGTTCGTCAAACGAAACGGAAAATGGACCACGGTTGATCAAGCTATCGGAAAAGAGGGATAA
- the walK gene encoding cell wall metabolism sensor histidine kinase WalK: protein MLKGTNFFKSIQWKLVVIYALLILVAMQVIGVYFVRSLEKQYITNFSKSVEDRAGLVAYNVGKEFDKTGDDEASKRQLSESLGQLLSEFSSGSTSRNDILEVQIIDQDSIIQATSDEDNQSAVGQRATNSLIKKAQATSSSRVDTVLDPTTEDKIRIFAVPVTSERTGATTGMIYVRASMESIYSQMQQVTRILATGTVIALVITSILGVLLSRTITRPISDMRRQAIEMRRGNFSRKVKVYSDDEIGQLARSFNELTDELLEANATTEAERRKLTSVLENMTDGVIATDRTLRVILMNDQAKDIVGVDESGIVGTNLKDLLALGDDFMIPEDGTMPPRLLDFSSEDELFLVRAFFSPVKKHSGPITGMIIVLHDVTEQEQVEQDRREFVANVSHELRTPLTTMRSYLEALAEGAYQDEELAPRFLETTQNETERMIRLVTDLLQLSKMDSKEYKMNKVRFDYIQFLNDILDRHDMTKPERIQFRRKIMKRKVYIRGDQDKLIQVADNILTNAIKYSPEGGTITVRTMLRAKRIVISIKDEGVGIPKANLQKIFERFYRVDKARARKIGGTGLGLSIAKDVVSAHGGDIWAESEWGRGTTIYFTLPYEVIEEVDIG from the coding sequence ATGTTAAAAGGAACGAACTTCTTCAAATCGATCCAGTGGAAACTTGTCGTCATTTATGCGTTGTTGATCTTAGTCGCGATGCAAGTCATTGGGGTTTACTTCGTTCGTTCTCTTGAAAAACAGTACATTACGAACTTCTCAAAATCTGTTGAAGACCGGGCCGGACTTGTTGCGTACAATGTCGGGAAGGAATTCGATAAGACAGGCGATGATGAGGCCTCCAAACGGCAGTTGTCTGAATCTCTTGGACAACTGCTGTCTGAGTTTAGTAGTGGCTCGACGTCAAGGAACGATATTCTCGAAGTACAAATCATTGATCAGGACTCGATCATTCAAGCGACGTCCGACGAGGACAATCAGTCAGCGGTCGGACAACGGGCGACGAATTCACTGATTAAAAAAGCACAAGCTACGAGTTCCTCCCGTGTCGATACCGTCCTCGATCCGACGACGGAAGACAAGATTCGGATCTTTGCAGTCCCCGTTACCTCGGAACGGACAGGTGCAACGACCGGGATGATTTACGTCCGGGCTTCGATGGAGTCGATTTATTCTCAGATGCAGCAAGTCACACGCATCTTAGCAACGGGGACAGTGATTGCACTTGTCATCACCTCGATTCTCGGTGTCCTGTTATCAAGGACGATTACACGGCCTATTTCGGATATGCGGCGCCAGGCAATCGAGATGCGGCGCGGGAACTTCTCGCGGAAGGTTAAAGTCTATTCCGATGACGAAATTGGTCAGTTGGCACGTTCCTTTAATGAACTGACGGATGAATTACTCGAAGCGAATGCGACGACGGAAGCCGAAAGGCGGAAATTGACGAGTGTCCTTGAAAATATGACGGATGGTGTGATTGCGACGGACCGGACGCTACGTGTCATCCTGATGAACGACCAGGCGAAGGATATCGTCGGTGTCGATGAATCCGGTATCGTCGGGACGAATTTAAAGGATCTACTCGCGCTCGGAGACGACTTTATGATTCCGGAAGACGGCACGATGCCGCCCCGTTTGCTTGATTTTAGCAGCGAGGACGAACTGTTCCTTGTCCGGGCCTTCTTCTCACCGGTCAAAAAACACAGTGGACCGATTACCGGTATGATTATCGTCCTGCATGACGTCACGGAGCAGGAACAAGTCGAGCAGGACCGCCGTGAGTTCGTCGCGAACGTCAGTCATGAACTCCGGACACCGCTGACGACGATGCGGAGTTATCTCGAAGCCTTAGCGGAAGGTGCGTACCAGGATGAAGAACTGGCGCCACGGTTCCTGGAGACGACACAAAACGAAACGGAGCGGATGATCCGCCTCGTGACCGATCTGTTGCAACTGTCGAAAATGGACAGCAAGGAATACAAGATGAACAAAGTCCGGTTTGATTATATTCAATTCTTAAATGATATTCTCGATCGCCACGATATGACGAAACCGGAACGGATTCAGTTCCGCCGCAAGATCATGAAACGGAAAGTCTACATCCGCGGGGACCAGGATAAGTTGATTCAGGTCGCGGATAATATCTTAACGAACGCGATCAAGTATTCACCGGAAGGCGGTACGATCACCGTCCGGACGATGTTACGGGCGAAACGGATCGTCATCAGCATCAAAGACGAAGGAGTCGGGATTCCAAAAGCGAACCTGCAGAAAATCTTTGAACGCTTCTACCGGGTCGATAAAGCACGGGCACGGAAGATTGGTGGAACCGGACTCGGTCTTTCGATTGCCAAAGACGTCGTTTCGGCACACGGTGGTGACATTTGGGCAGAAAGCGAATGGGGACGCGGGACAACGATTTACTTTACGCTTCCATACGAGGTGATCGAAGAGGTGGATATCGGATGA
- the yycF gene encoding response regulator YycF, which produces MTERKILVVDDEQPIADILKFKLEKEGYSVAVANDGVEALEKVEEFKPDLILLDIMLPLMDGMEVCREVRKTSKVPIIMLTAKDSEIDTVLGLELGANDYVTKPFSSRELLARVKAHLRNVNTVEATPANAGPGPLKVGELYIDTNSHTVTRQDQKIELTQREFELLHYLAKNIGQVMTREHLLQTVWGYDYFGDVRTVDVTVRRLREKVEDNPSTPIYIMTRRGVGYYLQDGENE; this is translated from the coding sequence GTGACGGAACGTAAAATCCTCGTCGTCGATGACGAGCAACCGATTGCCGATATATTAAAATTTAAATTAGAAAAAGAAGGTTATAGTGTCGCCGTAGCAAATGATGGAGTGGAAGCACTCGAGAAAGTCGAAGAGTTTAAGCCCGATTTGATTTTGCTCGATATCATGTTGCCCTTGATGGATGGAATGGAAGTTTGCCGGGAAGTCCGGAAAACATCAAAAGTCCCGATCATCATGTTAACGGCAAAGGATTCTGAAATTGATACGGTCCTTGGCCTGGAGCTTGGTGCAAATGATTACGTGACGAAACCATTCAGCTCGCGCGAATTATTGGCACGGGTGAAGGCACACTTACGAAACGTCAATACGGTCGAAGCGACACCGGCAAATGCAGGACCGGGTCCATTGAAAGTAGGAGAACTGTATATCGATACGAATTCTCATACCGTCACACGACAGGATCAAAAAATCGAACTGACACAACGTGAGTTTGAACTGTTGCATTACTTGGCGAAAAACATCGGTCAAGTCATGACGCGTGAACACCTGCTCCAAACCGTGTGGGGATATGATTACTTCGGTGACGTCCGGACCGTTGACGTCACTGTGCGCCGTCTGCGAGAAAAAGTCGAAGATAACCCGAGTACACCAATCTATATCATGACCCGCCGTGGTGTCGGCTATTATCTCCAAGACGGGGAGAATGAATAA
- a CDS encoding adenylosuccinate synthase: MSSVVVVGTQWGDEGKGKITDFLSKKADVVARYQGGDNAGHTIVFNNETYKLHLIPSGIFYSDKKCVIGNGLVVNPKSLVKELKYLHDRGVSTDNLLISNRAHVILPYHQLQDQLEEEAKGDAKVGTTLKGIGPCYMDKAARIGIRMADLLDKETFAEKLKIVLDQKNRMFTKMYDAEAIAFDDIFEEYYAYGQEFAKYVCDTSVVVNDSLDKGEKVLFEGAQGVLLDLDHGTYPFVTSSNASAGGVASGVGVGPARIDHVVGVCKAYTSRVGDGPFPTELFDEIGHHIREVGREYGTTTGRPRRVGWFDSVVVRHSRRTSGLTDLSLNSIDVLTGIETLKICTSYEFNGKQIDEYPASFRDLEACVPVYEELPGWKEDITHIRKFEDLPINAQNYVKRIADLTNISLVTFSVGPGREQTVVLRDLYEEA, translated from the coding sequence ATGTCATCAGTAGTAGTAGTCGGAACACAATGGGGCGACGAAGGAAAAGGAAAGATTACCGATTTTCTTTCGAAAAAAGCCGATGTCGTTGCTCGTTATCAAGGTGGAGACAATGCCGGACATACAATCGTATTTAATAATGAGACGTATAAGTTACACTTGATTCCATCAGGAATTTTTTACTCAGACAAGAAATGTGTCATCGGGAACGGCCTTGTCGTCAACCCGAAATCGCTCGTCAAGGAATTGAAGTATCTGCACGATCGTGGTGTTTCAACGGATAACTTACTGATTTCGAATCGGGCGCATGTCATCTTGCCGTATCATCAGTTGCAAGATCAACTCGAAGAAGAAGCAAAAGGCGACGCGAAAGTCGGAACGACACTTAAAGGAATCGGACCGTGCTACATGGATAAAGCAGCACGAATCGGAATCCGGATGGCTGATTTACTCGACAAAGAAACATTCGCCGAAAAACTAAAAATCGTTCTTGATCAGAAAAACCGGATGTTCACGAAGATGTATGATGCGGAAGCGATTGCTTTCGATGATATCTTCGAAGAATACTACGCATACGGTCAAGAGTTTGCGAAATATGTCTGCGATACATCAGTCGTCGTCAACGACAGCCTCGATAAGGGCGAAAAAGTCCTCTTCGAAGGGGCACAAGGTGTCTTACTCGACCTTGACCACGGGACGTATCCATTCGTTACATCATCTAACGCATCAGCCGGCGGTGTCGCTTCAGGTGTTGGTGTCGGTCCAGCCCGGATCGATCACGTCGTTGGTGTCTGTAAAGCATACACGTCACGTGTTGGTGATGGTCCGTTCCCGACAGAGCTGTTTGACGAAATCGGTCATCACATCCGGGAAGTCGGTCGTGAATACGGAACAACGACAGGCCGTCCACGCCGTGTCGGCTGGTTCGATTCAGTCGTCGTCCGTCACTCACGCCGGACAAGCGGTTTGACAGATCTTTCATTGAACTCAATCGATGTCCTGACAGGTATCGAGACGCTTAAAATCTGTACGTCGTATGAGTTTAACGGCAAACAGATCGATGAGTATCCGGCAAGTTTCCGCGATCTCGAAGCATGTGTCCCGGTTTATGAAGAGCTACCGGGCTGGAAAGAAGACATTACGCACATCCGCAAGTTTGAGGATTTGCCGATCAATGCGCAGAACTACGTTAAACGGATTGCAGATTTGACGAACATCTCCCTCGTGACATTCTCAGTTGGACCGGGTCGTGAACAAACGGTCGTTCTCCGTGATTTGTACGAAGAAGCTTAA